A window of Cryptomeria japonica chromosome 3, Sugi_1.0, whole genome shotgun sequence contains these coding sequences:
- the LOC131045650 gene encoding peroxidase P7: protein MACTTWTVMKTWVSLSLIASILCCSGVYAQLTPNFYNKTCPQALPIVNAAIKQALAQEARMGASLLRLHFHDCFVNGCDGSILLDDTTTFTGEKSAGANVNSARGFEVIDNIKTQIEKVCNGVVSCADILAVATRDSVVQLGGPSWTVMLGRRDSRTASLSGANSNLPGPTSSLTSLISAFRAQGLSAKDMIALSGAHTIGQSRCQFFRSRIYNESNIDKAFAASMQKNCPFNGAGDSNLAPLDSTTANGFDNNYYKNLRSQKGLFHSDQELFNGGSADAQVTTYSTNQQDFFTDFVAAMVRMGNIKPLTGTQGEIRKNCRRIN, encoded by the exons ATGGCCTGCACAACTTGGACAGTAATGAAGACTTGGGTATCGCTATCCTTAATAGCCTCAATCTTGTGCTGCAGCGGGGTGTATGCTCAGCTTACTCCAAACTTTTACAACAAGACCTGTCCGCAGGCATTGCCTATAGTGAATGCCGCAATAAAGCAAGCGCTGGCCCAAGAAGCCAGAATGGGAGCTTCTCTTCTTCGCCTTCACTTTCACGACTGTTTTGTTAAT GGTTGCGATGGATCTATTCTCTTAGACGACACTACGACTTTCACAGGAGAGAAGAGTGCTGGAGCCAATGTTAATTCGGCCAGGGGATTCGAGGTGATAGATAATATCAAAACCCAAATTGAGAAGGTTTGCAATGGAGTTGTATCCTGTGCTGATATTTTGGCAGTAGCCACTCGCGACTCTGTTGTCCAA TTGGGAGGTCCGAGCTGGACTGTAATGCTTGGAAGGCGAGATTCGAGGACTGCTAGTCTGAGTGGTGCAAACAGCAACCTTCCGGGCCCCACTTCGAGCCTTACTTCTCTCATCTCAGCATTCCGAGCACAAGGACTGTCTGCAAAGGATATGATCGCTCTTTCAG GAGCTCATACCATTGGTCAATCCCGTTGTCAGTTCTTTAGAAGTCGGATCTACAATGAATCGAACATAGACAAGGCATTTGCAGCTTCTATGCAGAAAAATTGCCCCTTCAACGGTGCTGGTGATAGTAACCTCGCACCCTTGGACTCAACGACAGCTAATGGTTTCGACAATAACTATTACAAAAATTTGAGATCTCAGAAAGGTCTTTTCCACTCCGACCAGGAATTATTTAATGGAGGATCTGCTGATGCTCAGGTGACAACATACAGCACCAATCAACAAGACTTTTTCACAGATTTTGTCGCTGCAATGGTGAGGATGGGAAACATCAAGCCTCTTACTGGAACGCAAGGAGAGATTCGAAAGAACTGCAGAAGAATCAATTGA
- the LOC131874488 gene encoding peroxidase P7-like: MGCSTRTVKKSWVSLSLVASILCWSAVSAQLTPNFYNKTCPQALPIVKAAITQALSQEARMGASLLRLHFHDCFVNGCDGSILLDDTTTFRGEKSAGANANSARGFEVIDNIKTQIEKVCSGVVSCADILALATRDSVVELGGPSWNVTLGRRDSRTASLSGANTNLPGPTSSLTSLISAFQAQGLSAKDMIALSGAHTIGQSRCQFFRSRIYNESNIDKAFAASLQKNCPFNGAGDSNLAPLDSTTANGFDNNYYKNLRSQKGVFHSDQELFNGGSADAQVTTYSTDQQAFFTDFAASMVRMGNIKPLTGTQGEIRKNCRRIN, translated from the exons ATGGGCTGCTCGACGAGGACAGTTAAGAAGAGTTGGGTATCGCTATCCTTAGTAGCTTCAATCTTGTGCTGGAGCGCGGTGTCTGCTCAGCTTACTCCAAACTTTTACAACAAGACGTGTCCGCAGGCATTGCCTATTGTGAAAGCAGCAATAACGCAAGCACTGTCCCAAGAAGCCAGGATGGGAGCTTCTCTTCTCCGCCTTCACTTTCACGACTGTTTTGTTAAC GGTTGCGATGGATCTATTCTCTTGGACGACACTACGACTTTCAGAGGAGAGAAGAGCGCTGGAGCCAATGCCAATTCGGCAAGGGGATTCGAGGTGATAGACAATATAAAGACCCAAATTGAGAAGGTTTGCAGTGGAGTTGTATCCTGTGCTGATATTTTGGCTCTGGCCACTCGGGACTCCGTTGTCGAA TTGGGAGGTCCAAGCTGGAATGTAACGCTTGGAAGGCGAGATTCGAGGACTGCTAGTCTGAGTGGTGCAAACACCAACCTTCCAGGCCCCACTTCGAGCCTTACTTCTCTCATCTCAGCATTCCAAGCGCAAGGACTGTCTGCGAAAGATATGATCGCTCTTTCAG GAGCTCATACCATCGGTCAATCCCGTTGCCAGTTCTTTAGAAGTCGGATCTACAATGAATCCAACATAGACAAGGCATTTGCAGCTTCTTTGCAGAAAAATTGTCCGTTCAACGGTGCTGGTGACAGTAACCTCGCACCCTTAGACTCCACGACAGCTAATGGTTTCGACAATAACTATTACAAAAATTTGAGATCTCAGAAAGGCGTTTTCCACTCCGATCAGGAATTATTTAATGGAGGATCTGCTGATGCTCAGGTGACAACATACAGCACCGATCAACAAGCCTTTTTCACAGATTTTGCCGCTTCAATGGTGAGGATGGGAAACATCAAGCCTCTTACTGGAACTCAAGGAGAGATTCGAAAGAACTGCAGAAGAATTAATTGA